From one Chryseobacterium sp. 3008163 genomic stretch:
- a CDS encoding rhamnogalacturonan acetylesterase, with product MQNWIKFLMLFLGSFLFAQQTSFKFDFGTDRTANGFISITSTSKFDKKIGYGFMDISGLKSVDNGGNALTGDFITSDKTFYFSVAIPEGNYNITLNLGDSKGSSETTVRVENRRLMLNDIKTKKGEILEKQITVHVKDSIIRNQDGTQIGIVKLKPRERKYLHWDNLLTIEFNDKAPKVCSVLIQPNKTAKTIYLTGDSTVVDAQYEPWASWGQMLPYFFVPNEVVIANYAESGETLKAFEDRHRINKIWNKIKPRDYLFIQFGHNDQKAGNSIKSGYRKRLKEWILKAKELGAIPVLVTSMNRRVFDENSKIVNTLDDFPDAMREIAIEEKVDLIDLNTLSKTLFEAMGPEEAKKAFVHYPANSYPNQPTALADDTHFNTYGAYELAKCVVKSIIDQNLPLKKYISKIDKNFNPNKPDKIKEFHWPESVFMESLKPDGN from the coding sequence ATGCAGAACTGGATAAAATTTTTGATGCTGTTTTTAGGTTCGTTTTTGTTCGCGCAACAGACGAGTTTCAAGTTTGATTTTGGTACAGACAGAACCGCAAACGGATTTATTTCCATAACATCAACCTCAAAATTTGATAAAAAAATCGGCTACGGTTTTATGGATATTTCCGGTTTGAAATCTGTTGATAATGGCGGAAATGCTTTGACGGGAGATTTTATAACCAGCGACAAAACGTTTTATTTTTCAGTTGCAATTCCTGAGGGAAATTATAATATTACATTAAATCTTGGTGATTCAAAAGGGAGTTCGGAAACAACCGTGCGAGTAGAAAACCGCCGTTTGATGCTGAATGATATTAAAACGAAAAAAGGTGAAATCCTAGAAAAACAAATCACAGTTCACGTTAAAGACAGCATCATCCGAAATCAGGACGGAACTCAAATCGGAATTGTAAAACTGAAACCAAGAGAACGAAAATATCTGCATTGGGACAATTTGCTAACGATTGAATTCAATGACAAAGCTCCGAAAGTTTGTTCGGTTCTTATTCAGCCCAATAAAACGGCAAAAACCATTTATCTGACCGGCGATTCCACGGTTGTAGATGCGCAGTACGAACCTTGGGCGTCGTGGGGACAGATGTTGCCGTATTTTTTTGTTCCGAATGAAGTCGTGATTGCCAATTATGCTGAAAGCGGAGAAACCCTCAAAGCCTTTGAAGACCGCCATCGAATCAATAAAATCTGGAATAAAATAAAGCCTAGAGATTATCTGTTCATTCAGTTTGGTCACAACGATCAAAAAGCGGGCAACAGTATAAAATCCGGTTACAGAAAAAGATTGAAAGAATGGATTTTAAAAGCAAAAGAACTGGGAGCAATTCCTGTTTTGGTTACCTCAATGAATCGCAGAGTTTTTGACGAAAATAGTAAAATCGTCAATACTTTAGATGATTTCCCTGATGCGATGCGTGAAATTGCAATAGAAGAAAAAGTCGATTTAATCGATTTGAATACTTTGAGCAAAACCCTATTCGAAGCTATGGGACCGGAGGAAGCAAAGAAAGCATTCGTGCATTATCCCGCAAATTCTTATCCCAATCAGCCGACCGCTTTGGCGGATGATACGCACTTCAATACTTACGGGGCTTACGAATTGGCGAAGTGTGTAGTGAAATCTATCATTGACCAAAATTTACCTTTAAAGAAATATATTTCAAAAATTGATAAAAATTTTAACCCAAATAAACCTGATAAAATTAAAGAGTTCCACTGGCCGGAATCTGTTTTTATGGAATCTTTAAAGCCTGATGGGAATTAG
- a CDS encoding glycosyl hydrolase: MNIKNIIKLSLICFAFGNLSAQNPWPKTTETAKPWTRWWWMGNAVDEKGLDKQLTTLNKAGFGGVEIVPIYGAKGFEKQYLNYLSPEWMKMLQFTTNKAKSLSMGVDMSVGTGWPIGGPQVDEQDAATKMIVQTYTIASSEKFSDKIVLKDEKQKNLKTIKLDVVTAYNEKNEAVVLTDKINTNGTLNWKPSSGKWTIYAVFVGKTLQKVKRAAPGGEGYTLDHFSPDATKDYLKTFDKAFGNSNYGIRSFFNDSYEVYNADWASDFLNEFKKRRGYDLSPFIKYLVSNEENETAGRVKSDYRETLNELILNNFTKDFTNWAHSKNSKNTNQAHGSPGNLLDLYAAVDIPESETFGSSIFEIPGLKRDTADIQKSDMPDFNMLKFASSAANVTGKKLTSNETFTWLTEHFKTSWSQAKPEVEQVFLSGINHVFYHGTTYTPADVKFPGWLFYASVNFVPENSLWPHLKGLNSYIERTQSVLQSGKSDNELLMYWPIYDQWASPKGKDVTFKVHNVEKWLVPSPMYENMNKLSKMGYSLDMISDKMIDESKSENQKIQVSKEGSAYQVLIIPELTYLPESTLKSIIDLAQNGASIIFQNEPKDIPGNFEVEKRRTQLKSLWNQILFQNQDGNLKFANVGKGKIVLSSDVAKALEYLKIEREKLTDTGLKFVRRQFDGGKYYYIVNHTSKEINQNIPLNFTGKQVTLMNPENGNFGIGEIQNNSVRIQLKSGESLIIKASENTDNSIAKWHYSEKTDAPIALNQLWQLTFKEGGPELPKSKTLKKLEPWTNFTEDSSTQSFSGTGIYTTTLKLKNKNADDYLLKFDKLYESATVIVNGQDAGIVWSIPYEINIGKYLKKGKNTIKIEVCNLMANRIRDMDQKKIQWRNYHEINFVNINYKPFDASNWKVQPSGLDGEIQLIPIHYSK; the protein is encoded by the coding sequence ATGAATATCAAAAATATCATAAAACTCAGTCTCATCTGTTTTGCCTTCGGAAATCTCTCGGCACAAAACCCATGGCCAAAAACTACCGAGACCGCAAAACCTTGGACGCGGTGGTGGTGGATGGGAAATGCTGTCGACGAAAAAGGATTGGATAAGCAACTCACTACTTTAAATAAAGCGGGTTTCGGAGGCGTAGAAATTGTTCCTATTTACGGCGCAAAAGGTTTCGAAAAACAATATCTTAATTACTTGTCTCCGGAATGGATGAAAATGCTTCAGTTCACGACCAACAAAGCAAAAAGTCTGAGTATGGGCGTTGATATGTCGGTAGGAACAGGTTGGCCTATTGGCGGACCGCAGGTTGATGAACAGGATGCAGCGACAAAAATGATTGTTCAGACGTATACGATTGCATCAAGTGAAAAATTTTCAGATAAAATCGTTTTGAAAGACGAGAAACAGAAGAATTTAAAAACAATAAAACTCGATGTTGTTACAGCTTACAATGAAAAAAATGAAGCTGTAGTTTTAACGGATAAAATCAATACTAATGGAACTTTAAACTGGAAGCCAAGTTCAGGAAAATGGACTATTTACGCAGTTTTTGTCGGTAAAACTTTACAAAAAGTGAAACGTGCTGCTCCTGGCGGCGAAGGTTACACTTTAGACCACTTTTCGCCGGACGCGACAAAGGATTATCTGAAAACTTTTGATAAGGCGTTTGGAAATTCCAACTACGGAATCAGGTCTTTTTTCAATGACAGTTACGAGGTTTACAACGCCGATTGGGCGTCGGATTTTTTAAATGAATTCAAAAAAAGAAGAGGCTATGATTTAAGTCCGTTCATCAAATATCTCGTGAGTAACGAGGAAAATGAAACTGCAGGAAGGGTAAAATCGGATTATAGAGAAACTCTGAATGAACTGATTTTAAATAATTTTACCAAAGATTTTACCAACTGGGCGCATTCCAAAAACTCTAAAAATACCAATCAGGCACACGGTTCGCCGGGGAATTTGTTGGATTTATACGCAGCAGTTGACATTCCTGAATCTGAAACTTTTGGAAGTTCGATTTTTGAAATTCCAGGTTTGAAAAGAGATACTGCGGACATTCAGAAATCAGATATGCCGGATTTCAATATGCTGAAATTTGCTTCTTCGGCAGCAAATGTGACAGGCAAAAAATTAACTTCCAACGAAACTTTTACCTGGCTGACAGAGCATTTCAAAACCTCGTGGTCACAGGCCAAACCGGAAGTAGAGCAGGTGTTTTTATCGGGAATCAACCACGTTTTTTATCACGGTACGACTTATACTCCGGCTGATGTGAAGTTTCCTGGATGGTTGTTTTATGCGTCCGTAAATTTCGTTCCTGAAAACAGTTTATGGCCACATCTGAAAGGATTAAATTCTTATATTGAACGCACGCAATCTGTTTTGCAAAGCGGGAAATCGGATAACGAACTGTTGATGTACTGGCCGATTTATGACCAATGGGCGAGTCCGAAAGGGAAGGATGTGACGTTCAAAGTTCATAATGTGGAAAAATGGTTGGTGCCGTCCCCGATGTACGAAAATATGAATAAGCTCAGTAAAATGGGGTATTCTCTCGATATGATTTCGGATAAAATGATTGACGAATCAAAGTCGGAAAATCAGAAAATTCAGGTTTCGAAAGAAGGCTCAGCTTATCAGGTTTTAATTATTCCTGAACTGACGTATCTGCCGGAATCTACTTTAAAAAGCATAATAGATTTAGCTCAAAACGGCGCATCAATCATCTTTCAAAACGAACCGAAAGATATTCCCGGAAACTTTGAAGTCGAAAAAAGAAGAACGCAGTTAAAGTCTTTATGGAATCAAATTTTGTTTCAAAACCAAGATGGTAATTTGAAATTTGCTAACGTTGGTAAAGGAAAAATTGTTTTAAGTTCTGATGTTGCGAAAGCTTTGGAATATTTAAAAATTGAAAGAGAAAAACTGACCGATACTGGGTTGAAATTTGTGAGAAGACAATTTGACGGCGGAAAATATTATTACATCGTCAACCACACTTCAAAGGAAATCAATCAAAATATTCCTTTAAATTTTACAGGAAAGCAAGTCACTTTGATGAATCCTGAAAATGGAAATTTTGGAATTGGTGAAATACAGAATAATTCGGTTAGAATTCAACTAAAATCTGGTGAATCTTTAATTATAAAAGCTTCCGAAAATACAGATAATTCAATTGCAAAATGGCATTACAGTGAAAAAACCGATGCGCCGATTGCTTTAAATCAACTTTGGCAACTGACTTTCAAGGAAGGTGGCCCGGAACTTCCAAAATCAAAAACTTTGAAGAAACTAGAACCTTGGACAAACTTCACAGAAGATTCTTCAACACAGAGTTTTTCAGGAACCGGAATTTACACGACTACTTTAAAATTAAAAAACAAAAACGCTGACGATTACCTTTTGAAATTTGATAAGCTCTACGAAAGTGCAACAGTGATTGTCAACGGTCAAGACGCAGGGATTGTCTGGAGTATTCCGTATGAAATCAACATCGGAAAATATCTTAAGAAAGGAAAAAACACTATTAAAATCGAGGTTTGTAACTTGATGGCGAACCGAATCCGTGATATGGACCAAAAGAAAATCCAATGGCGAAATTACCACGAAATCAATTTTGTGAATATTAACTACAAGCCGTTTGACGCATCCAATTGGAAAGTGCAACCTTCAGGTTTGGATGGCGAAATTCAATTAATTCCAATACATTATTCAAAATAA
- a CDS encoding lacto-N-biose phosphorylase central domain-containing protein, translating to MSTKNIIKIFALGTLLTFSFSTAQQKPKVVLDNFFNNEKKENKETKVLESWHYTWNDTSNGGFSLLGEIFTKQGAEISMLTTAPTKKDLKNANIYIIVDADIDKEAYGGKANLIDPTSIKNLTEWVKKGGVLVLMSNDKGNSEFEHFNKLAQEFGIHFNEDSYNRVQKREFEQGKVMVPAGNEIFSEQKLYMKEVATVSVKSPAKELLSAEGKNIAAIAKIGKGTIFALGDPWCYNEYIDGKKLPADFTNYQGTEEWVKWLLKQTAKK from the coding sequence ATGAGTACTAAAAATATCATAAAAATATTCGCATTAGGAACTTTACTGACCTTCAGTTTTTCCACTGCCCAGCAGAAACCAAAAGTCGTGTTAGACAACTTTTTCAACAACGAAAAAAAGGAAAACAAGGAAACCAAAGTCCTAGAATCGTGGCATTACACTTGGAATGACACCAGTAACGGCGGGTTTTCTTTGTTGGGGGAAATCTTTACAAAACAGGGCGCAGAAATCAGTATGCTCACAACTGCTCCAACAAAAAAAGATTTGAAAAACGCTAATATTTACATCATCGTAGATGCCGATATTGACAAAGAAGCGTACGGCGGAAAGGCGAATCTGATTGACCCGACAAGCATCAAAAACCTGACAGAATGGGTGAAAAAAGGCGGTGTTTTGGTTTTAATGAGCAACGATAAAGGAAATTCTGAGTTTGAACATTTCAATAAACTGGCACAGGAATTCGGAATTCATTTCAATGAAGACAGTTATAACAGAGTACAGAAAAGGGAATTTGAGCAGGGAAAAGTAATGGTTCCAGCAGGAAATGAAATTTTTTCTGAGCAGAAATTATATATGAAAGAAGTCGCAACAGTTTCCGTGAAAAGTCCGGCGAAAGAATTGCTGTCTGCGGAAGGTAAAAACATCGCAGCCATCGCAAAAATTGGCAAAGGGACGATTTTCGCATTGGGTGACCCTTGGTGCTACAACGAGTACATCGACGGCAAAAAGTTACCCGCAGATTTTACGAATTATCAGGGAACTGAGGAATGGGTGAAGTGGCTGTTGAAGCAGACCGCCAAGAAATAA
- a CDS encoding rhamnogalacturonan lyase produces the protein MNVKFKFILGAILFSELLSAQRQMEYLKRGIVAIPSDSGVFVSWRLLGTEAQNTHFDLYRTENNSTKKLNEKPLSNETNFLDKTADKAKNYTYFVKSNTQDKSVDIDSAKYVANQKPYFSIPLKTSAGYTPNDASVADLDGDGEYEIILHQTGRSKDNSQKGETDPPIIQAYKMDGKLLWEINLGRNIREGAHYTQFLVYDLDQDGKAEIVMKTADGSKDGKGKFIGDPTKNYVNENGMILSGQEYLTVFDGQTGAEISTVNYQVPRFGGSLNPTNEQMTETWGDAKGNRIDRFLGAVAYLDGKTPSVIMSRGYYTRTAIAAWDYKDKKLSLRWLFDTESSEDNKQYRGQGNHNLTIADVDNDGKDEIVFGAMTVDDDGKVLNSTGYGHGDALHVGDFDPSNPGLEIFDIQERFDDAGAHFRDGKTGKVLWKLPSTVYSKQGKFQGPGRGLSLNVDPRCEGSESWAAGAGLKGIYNTKGKKISEKNPIANMGIYWDGDFLSEILDGTNVSKWDWKNEKSNVIFDAKNFQCESNNGTKKNPALVADLFGDWREEVIYRTADNQELRIFSTTIPTKHRLYTLMHNPQYRLSIVWQNVGYNQPPHTDYYLDESIKKMPKPNISTVTLKK, from the coding sequence ATGAATGTAAAATTCAAATTTATTTTAGGTGCAATTCTTTTTTCAGAACTCCTGTCTGCACAAAGACAAATGGAATATCTGAAACGAGGAATTGTTGCCATACCTTCAGATTCAGGCGTTTTTGTGAGTTGGCGTTTGCTCGGTACTGAAGCTCAAAATACCCATTTTGATTTGTACCGAACTGAAAATAACTCAACCAAAAAGCTGAACGAAAAACCACTTTCAAACGAGACGAATTTTTTAGATAAAACCGCTGACAAAGCAAAGAACTATACCTATTTCGTCAAATCAAATACACAAGATAAATCGGTTGATATCGATTCTGCAAAATATGTAGCCAATCAAAAACCTTATTTTTCAATTCCTTTGAAAACGTCTGCAGGTTATACGCCAAATGACGCGTCAGTAGCCGATTTGGATGGCGACGGCGAGTATGAAATCATTCTTCATCAAACCGGAAGGTCAAAAGACAACAGCCAAAAAGGAGAGACAGACCCGCCAATTATTCAAGCTTATAAAATGGATGGAAAGCTTTTGTGGGAAATTAATTTAGGGAGAAATATTAGGGAAGGTGCGCATTACACGCAATTTTTGGTGTATGATTTAGACCAGGACGGCAAAGCTGAAATCGTAATGAAAACCGCCGACGGAAGCAAAGACGGTAAAGGGAAATTCATAGGCGACCCGACAAAAAATTACGTCAATGAGAACGGAATGATTCTCTCCGGACAGGAATATCTGACGGTTTTTGATGGACAAACAGGCGCAGAAATTAGCACGGTGAATTATCAAGTTCCAAGATTTGGGGGCAGTTTAAATCCAACCAACGAACAAATGACTGAAACCTGGGGCGATGCAAAAGGAAACCGTATTGACCGATTTTTGGGAGCGGTGGCTTATTTGGACGGCAAAACACCGAGTGTGATTATGTCGAGAGGGTATTACACTAGAACAGCGATTGCAGCCTGGGATTATAAAGATAAAAAACTCAGTTTGCGATGGCTTTTTGATACAGAAAGTTCAGAAGATAATAAACAATACCGTGGCCAAGGAAATCATAACCTGACCATTGCAGATGTTGATAACGACGGAAAAGATGAAATTGTTTTCGGAGCAATGACAGTCGATGATGACGGAAAAGTGTTGAACAGCACAGGTTACGGTCACGGCGATGCGTTGCACGTTGGAGATTTCGATCCTTCAAATCCAGGATTGGAAATTTTTGATATTCAGGAAAGATTTGATGATGCGGGAGCACATTTCAGAGATGGGAAAACTGGAAAAGTGTTATGGAAATTACCATCTACAGTTTATAGCAAACAAGGCAAATTCCAAGGTCCGGGAAGAGGTTTATCTTTAAATGTTGACCCTCGTTGTGAAGGTTCAGAATCCTGGGCAGCCGGAGCCGGACTGAAAGGAATTTATAATACGAAAGGAAAAAAAATTAGCGAGAAAAACCCAATTGCAAATATGGGAATTTATTGGGATGGTGATTTTTTAAGTGAAATTTTAGATGGAACCAACGTCTCAAAATGGGATTGGAAAAACGAAAAGTCAAACGTGATTTTTGATGCTAAAAATTTCCAGTGTGAATCGAATAACGGAACGAAGAAAAATCCGGCTTTAGTCGCAGATTTATTCGGAGATTGGCGTGAAGAAGTAATATACAGAACAGCCGATAATCAGGAATTAAGAATTTTTTCTACAACAATTCCGACGAAACATAGATTATATACTTTGATGCACAACCCTCAATACCGTTTGAGCATCGTATGGCAAAATGTAGGCTATAATCAGCCACCACATACCGATTATTATTTGGATGAATCGATTAAGAAAATGCCAAAACCGAATATTTCAACTGTAACTCTAAAAAAATAA
- a CDS encoding rhamnogalacturonan acetylesterase codes for MKIKFIIPIIALVILIGESFQKLQDKPVLYIIGDSTVQNGSGKGSDSLWGWGSFMNLFLDTTKIEIQNHAKGGRSSRTFITEGRWDSIMKTIKKGDYVLMQFGHNDGGALDDTLRARGTIKGIGDESKDIYNPIRKVNETVYTYGYYMRKYANEVKSKGAIPIIVSPIPRNKFNEKSKIEKDQYGIWSQEVAQQTGAYFLDLNAMVIEKYEKMGAEKVKAFFPKDHTHTNEAGAILNAELVAKGIQDLKKCELRNYLKRK; via the coding sequence ATGAAAATCAAATTCATCATCCCAATTATTGCTTTGGTCATCCTGATTGGAGAATCATTTCAAAAACTTCAGGATAAACCGGTGCTTTATATCATCGGAGATTCTACGGTTCAAAACGGTTCGGGGAAAGGCTCGGATTCGCTTTGGGGCTGGGGGAGTTTTATGAATCTTTTCTTAGATACTACAAAAATTGAGATTCAGAATCATGCAAAAGGTGGCAGAAGCAGCAGAACTTTTATAACAGAAGGTCGTTGGGATTCTATTATGAAAACCATTAAAAAAGGCGATTATGTTTTGATGCAATTCGGTCATAACGATGGTGGTGCATTGGATGATACTTTGAGGGCAAGAGGTACGATAAAAGGAATCGGAGATGAGTCTAAAGATATCTATAATCCAATCAGGAAAGTAAATGAGACGGTTTACACGTATGGTTATTACATGAGGAAATATGCGAATGAGGTGAAATCTAAAGGTGCAATTCCAATCATCGTTTCACCAATTCCAAGAAATAAATTTAACGAAAAAAGCAAAATTGAAAAAGATCAGTACGGAATCTGGTCGCAAGAAGTTGCTCAACAGACCGGGGCTTATTTTTTAGATTTAAATGCAATGGTTATCGAGAAATATGAGAAAATGGGAGCTGAGAAAGTAAAAGCTTTCTTCCCTAAAGACCATACGCATACCAATGAAGCGGGAGCCATTCTCAATGCTGAGTTGGTAGCAAAAGGCATTCAGGATTTAAAGAAATGTGAACTCAGGAATTATTTAAAAAGAAAATAA
- a CDS encoding glycoside hydrolase family 88 protein → MRKLLTASFFALIIGGMTSCSVQKNASASKVVELPNKKEVLEVSRRANQYFMNKWPDTGKDIVGKKVWPSNLWTRAVYYEGLIALYKVDPKKEYYDYAMSWANNHKWDLMRGTYTRNADHQACGQTYIDLYEIDGRKHPERIKNIKASMDSMIATPKVDDWWWIDALQMSMSIFTKLGRITGEQKYFDKNYEMYAYTKYKHGGNGLYNQADKIWWRDKSFVPPYKEPNGEDCYWSRGNGWVVAALAKTLEDTPKSDPHYQEYLQDYKDLLAALLPIQREDGFWNVSLHDPTNFGGKEMTGTALFVYGMAYGVNNGLIDRETYLPVLVKAWNAIAKDSVQPNGFLGWVQGTGKEPKDGQPLSISKEPDFEDYGLGCLLLAGSEVYKLK, encoded by the coding sequence ATGAGAAAACTATTAACAGCGAGTTTTTTTGCACTAATTATCGGAGGAATGACTTCGTGTTCGGTACAGAAGAATGCTTCGGCAAGCAAAGTAGTAGAACTTCCCAACAAAAAAGAAGTTTTGGAGGTTTCGAGAAGAGCCAATCAATATTTTATGAACAAGTGGCCGGATACGGGCAAAGACATTGTCGGCAAAAAAGTTTGGCCAAGTAATTTGTGGACGCGCGCGGTTTACTATGAAGGATTGATTGCTTTGTACAAAGTTGACCCTAAGAAAGAATATTACGATTATGCAATGTCTTGGGCAAATAATCACAAATGGGACTTAATGCGCGGTACATACACGAGAAATGCCGATCATCAGGCTTGCGGGCAAACTTATATCGACCTTTATGAAATTGATGGAAGAAAGCATCCTGAAAGAATTAAAAACATAAAAGCCTCGATGGATAGTATGATTGCTACTCCAAAAGTAGACGATTGGTGGTGGATTGATGCACTTCAAATGTCAATGTCGATTTTCACGAAATTAGGTAGAATCACAGGTGAGCAAAAGTATTTCGATAAAAATTACGAAATGTATGCCTACACAAAGTACAAGCACGGAGGAAATGGTTTGTACAATCAGGCAGACAAAATCTGGTGGAGAGATAAAAGTTTTGTTCCACCTTACAAAGAACCGAATGGTGAAGATTGCTACTGGAGCCGTGGAAACGGTTGGGTAGTGGCTGCTTTGGCGAAAACATTGGAAGATACTCCAAAGTCTGACCCTCATTATCAGGAATATTTACAGGATTACAAAGATTTGTTGGCGGCTTTACTTCCTATTCAAAGAGAAGATGGGTTCTGGAATGTGAGTTTACATGACCCAACGAATTTCGGTGGAAAGGAAATGACCGGAACTGCACTTTTCGTTTACGGGATGGCGTATGGCGTGAACAATGGATTAATTGACAGAGAAACCTATTTACCAGTTTTAGTAAAAGCTTGGAATGCAATCGCAAAAGATTCTGTGCAGCCCAACGGATTTTTAGGCTGGGTACAGGGAACAGGAAAAGAACCGAAAGACGGTCAGCCACTTTCTATCAGCAAAGAACCCGATTTTGAAGATTACGGTTTAGGTTGCTTGTTGCTTGCCGGAAGCGAAGTGTATAAATTGAAATAA